TGACATTGGTACCGAGCGGATCGACCAGCTTCTCGAGTCTGTTGACACCTGGATCCCCACTCCTCAGCGTGACCTCGACAAGCCTTTCTTGATGTCCGTCGAGGAAGTTTTCTCCATTCCTGGTCGTGGTACTGTCGCCTCTGGCCGTGTCGAGCGTGGTCAGCTGAAGCGTGaccaggaagttgagatcgTCGGTGCTTCCGCCACCCCCATCAAGACCAAGGTCACCGATATTGAGACCTTCAAGAAGACCTGCGACGAGTCCCGTGCTGGTGACAACTCTGGTCTCCTTCTCCGTGGTATCCGCCGTGAGGACGTCCGCCGTGGTATGGTCGTTGCCGCTCCCGGTAGTACCAAGGCCCACGACAAGTTCTTGGTCTCCATGTACGTCCTGACTGAGGCCGAGGGTGGCCGTCGTACTGGATTCGGTGCCAACTACCGTCCCCAGCTCTTCCTCCGTACTGCCGGTAAGTTTTCTTTCCATGTCTGCCCTATATTTTCAGTGTGATATCGGTTTGCTGACAAACTACTCAGATGAGGCTGCCGACCTGAGCTTCCCCGGTGAGGACCAGTCTGGCCGAGTCATGCCTGGTGACAACGTCGAGATGGTTCTCAAGACACACCGTCCCGTTGCTGCTGAGGCTGGTCAGCGCTTCAACATCCGTGAGGGTGGCCGCACTGTTGCCACTGGTCTGATCACCCGTATTGTGGAGAAATAAACAGCCACACTGTGATACCTTGGAGTTGGCTGATCTTTCTTTCTATTACGATTACAAATATACCTCCGTTTTTCAGTTTGTTGACCCCTCCTTGCAACGCGGAATCCGGGGGAACGTGATGCACCGGAGTTCAGAGAATTATGACCATGTAACTGTACTATATTAAACTAGATGCCTTTTTTTACACTCTTCTCATCTCTTTGATATTGGGATACCTTATTTGACACGAATTCAATGAGTTATAATGAGATTGACCCAGTTGTAAGCATCAGCAGAGTAATGGTGATACCTAAGACATAAAGAATTAATTAAATTAGTTATCCATAAGTTAACTggttaactagttagttaacTATTTACCCGATGTTTGCTGATGCCTCAGGCACATAGCCAAATAAACGCCGGGACCACGATCTCCAGCCCGAGTCCTCCCTGTCACGTCCAGCCACTTCCATCCACCACAACGTGACTTCGGCCCAATCGCACAAGATACCGTCCTTGTgactttttcctttttaaTATTTGATTGACTGTGAATAGTTCAGGCCGAGGTCCTTTTGCCTACTTGAAGTTTCTACCTGAACACTTCATACATCATCCTCTCCGCATCCTCTCCTGATATCTCTCGATCCGCAAAGAAGCCACACCTTCGTTTCTCCGCGATCCGCACGTAACGCTTGACCCATACACCACTTCCTAAACGATTATCGTGAGGAAATAGGTACTGTTAGATCGACATTCTTCGATTTCGGGCCGCAGTTCGGCAGCGCACCCCGTCATGGATTCCAATGGGCATCTCGCATCGGTTGGCAGTGCCAGTGATAAAGCTGCTTACGAGCATGGTGTTCAGGTGATtgatgagaacaaggagTTCAAGTATGTCTTCTTTCCTGACGCCATTGTTTCTTTATCTGTTGAATGCTTGTGTTCTCAAGTCTACGACCCCATCACATGTCCAACATAGCTAACAGAAACGACTTCAATCAGTCCAAATCTCTCTACATATCTAGGCATCGAAAATGTAACCCCCGCCGGATTTAACTACCACCTCGTCTCCGTGTTTGGCTCCCAGTCGACCGGAAAGTCCACGCTCCTCAACCACCTCTTCGGTACGCAGTTTTCGGTTATGTCCGAGTTGGAAAGACGGCAAACGACCAAGGGTATCTGGTTATCGAAGAACAGGAAAGTCTCTGAGTCGTCCGGGGATGCAAGCGAGAAAATGGCCGATAACATCCTTGTCATGGACGTTGAGGGAACGGACGGTCGTGAGAGAGGCGAGGACCAAGATTTTGAACGCAAGAGTGCTCTTTTTGCACTGGCGACGAGTGAGGTCCTTATTGTCAACATCTGGGAACACCAAGTCGGTTTGTACCAGGGAGCCAACATGGGACTGCTGAAGACTGTTTTTGAGGTCAACTTGCAGCTGTTCTTGAAGGATAGGAGGTACGTTGTTCATTTGGGTCATTCTGACCTGCTGTTCCAGATCTCCAGTACTGACAGTGCGAATTAGTACAACCCATCGATCGCTTCTGTTTTTCGTCATCCGTGATTTCGTCGGTACCACGCCTCTCAAGAACCTTCAAAAGACGTTAACGGAAGACATTTCGCGTTTGTGGGACTCTATCTCGAAGCCTCCTGGCCTTGAGAACTCAAGCGTTCATGATTATTTCGACTTCCAATTCTATGGACTTCCTCACAAAGCCTACCAGCCGGATAAGTTTGTGGAGGAGACGAACAAGCTCAGCCTGCGTTTCCGTGAAGGACATAAAGATTTAAATTTGGACCCACGCAAAGGCGAATTCTCCGAGGGAGGCGTCTTTCTTCCCGAGTACCACCGTCGGATTCCTGCAGACGGAGTTTCGAAATATGCTGAAGGTATTTGGGATCAGATCGTCAACAACAAGGACCTGGATCTGCCGACACAACAGGAACTTCTCGCGCAGTTCCGTTGTGATGAGATATTGAGGGAAGTGATGGTGGCCTTTGACCAGGCAGTCGTCCCCTTCGAAGACAAGCAGGCACAAGCGGCTCGTCTGGGAGAAGCAGAGATCCTCGGTGGCTTGGGAGCCGCAATGCGAGATTCACGAACGAAGGCCGTCAACGCTTTCGAGACTGAAGCCAGCCGCTACCACAAGGGTGTGTACCAGCGAAAGCGGGCGGAGCTGGAAGGAAAGATCGACACCCGCCTGAAGGCCTTGTTCCACGGTCAGCTTAGCGCAATGCACAAGTCTGGTGTTAACGACTTCAGTGAGGCAGTGACAGGAGCAGTGAAGGCTGGTCAGAAGCGAGGCACTGGCTACGACTTTGCAGAGATCGTGAACCAAGAGACCAAGGTTGCGCTGGAGAAGTTCCAGGAGGTCGCTCGCTCCACTGTGGTTGAAGGGCTCGAGTGGAGTAACTACGACAATGAACTGGCATTGTATGAGAAGGAGCTGGCAGACGTTAGCTCACGACTGAGGAAGGATGAAATGAGGCGCCTGGCAAGTCGGATTGAGCGATGGGTGCAGTCGCGTCTGGGCGAATCTGTCGGGCTTGAATTCAATGCTTTAGGGTCTGGGCGAGCAGGGGGCGGGGCTCCCGAGGCAGGAGACAAACAGATCGAAAAGGCCTTCTGGGACCGAATCTGGAATGTGTTTAGCGAGACTGTCATTGAAGCGGAAAAGAAATTCACGGATCGTGCCAGTAGCTTCGACGCGAGCCTGGAGGAAGTTGATGTTGGTCTCTGGAGACTGCGGAGGAAGTCCTGGGCTGTTTTGCGGACAAAGATCGATGAGGAGATGATCGAGGGCAACCTACTGCTGAAGCTGCGTGAGAACTTTGAGGACAAGTTCCGCTATGACGATGCCGGCGTGCCCCGGATCTGGCGCCCAACCGATGACATTGAAGGCGTATATACTCGTGCTCGCGAGTCTACCTTGACTCTGATCCCCTTCCTATCTCGGTTCCGTCTGGCAGACACGTCTGCTCCGCCACCGTTGGATCGTTGGGTTGGACACACTCCCAGCTCTGCGACGCCGGCCGACGAGGAAGACCTGGCCCCGATCGGTGGTgtagatgaagaggaaggcaAGAGCTTGGAGGAGGAGACGACCATTCTTAGCGATGCCAAACGACAGGATCTCACCGTGCGGTTCAAGAAGGCAGCGGACGGAGTGTATGTAGAAGCCAAGCGGAGCGCCATCGGTGGCATGACCCAGGTTCCTCTGTACTTTTATGGTATTCTCCTTGCTCTCGGTTGGAACGAGATAATTGCTGGTAAGTTGGCTTTCTACCCGATGAGGATATGGGAAAACAATGTGCTAACTTGCATCAGTGCTCCGGAACCCCGCCTACTTCTTCCTCTTATTTGTTTGTGCCATTGGTGCATACGTGACGTATCAGCTCAACCTCTGGGGCCCCATCATGAAGATGACCGAGGCGGCGTCTAATCAGGCGATGCAGGAGGGTAAGCGTCGTCTGCGAGACTTCCTCGAGTCGTCCGACACGGGCAGACAAGCCATTGCCATGTCGGGTTCCGGTGCGAGGAGCTCTCGGGAGGAGTACGAGATGTCGGACCTTAAGAAGGGAGCCTCGCcaaaagaagcagaggaagaCCTGTAAGCGAAAGCAGTCATTTTTATACAAGCAGGTGTTGTGATTCTACACCGTTTAGCGTATATCTGTATGTACTTTGAAATGGATGCTGGTTGTAAGCAGTCATTGTTTTGTTTCTTCTACTTCTCGTTGCGGGGTTGAGCGGACTTGTTCCGATGTCATCACCTCTCATTCCTTCTCGACTTGCCATTGAGAACACTTCACACACGTATTGTTTACTATACTGTCgtttccacatctcattgatCAAGGTTTTACCTCCATCTATCCAATTAGTCAAGTTCTCTTCTTGCAGCAATTCTCCCCCACCTCGAACGGATCAACGACGTCATGTCAGGCACACTGCCGGAGAGATTTGATGACCTCCCAGACAAGCGACGATTCTGGCCAGCACCGCCAGGATCACAAGATGAAGGATTGGGAATGCTCCGTATCCTTAGGCCAGAAGTGGTGGCAGACGCAGCTCGTACACAAATTCAGACGGGGGAGCGAGTGTGTTTGAATTGGGGACTTGAAGAGTTGAACCCACCAGGTGATTTTTACCATCTTTTCTACGTTTCGTTTCAGTTAGAATGGTAACTAATATATCGACAGGATTCGGTCGTAAACGCTTCGAACACCGCATCAAATGGGTCGCCCCCGACAACGCCTTCGACGATGAATACCATTTCAACCCCCAACAATCCTCCCAATGGGACGGTCTCCGGCACCACAACGCCCCCGGATCTGATGGACAGACAAAAGTATTCTATGGCGGCACAACACCAGAGGAAATTCAAGACACCAGCAACTCACGTATCGGAATTGGACACTGGGCGAAGAAGGGTATCGCAGGCCGGGGCGTCCTAATTGACTACCTCTCCTGGGCAGAAAAAAAGGGAATTACTGTCAACGCTCTCGAACAACACACCGTTTCGCTCGACAGCGTTCTAACTATAGCCCGCGAATGCAACATCAGCTTCCAAAAAGGCgacatcttcttcctccgcgTCGGCCTAACAAAGACCtgggagaagatgaatgACGATGAGAAAATGGCCTACAGTCTCCAACGCACCCCCAAGCATGCGGGTCTCGAGCAGAGCGAGCGCGTGCTGCGATTCATGTGGGATAACCACTTTGCGGCTGTTGCTTCGGATGCAGTTAGTTTTGAGGTTTTCCCTCCGCTACAGCCAGAGTTTGatcttcaccatcatctACTTGCCGGTTGGGGGCTGCCGATTGGGGAGATGTTTGActtggaggagttggcgGGGATTTGTAAGACGTTGGGGAGGTGGACTTTCTTTGTGTCGAGTAGTCCGTTGAATTGTGCGAACGGGGTGTCGAGTCCGCCGAATTGTATGGCTATATTTTAGATGTGGTGTcgttgtacggagtagtcaATGGGGTGGCCTTCGTCCTGCAAAGCAATCTTAGACAGTTGCACGTATTGCATAAAGTCTCTGGACAGAATGGGTCAATGTACGACGCAACTGAATAGAGAGGAGATTGGACGGCGAATGTAGAAATAGAAGAGGTCGAGATATGGACTGAGGTTGAGCCTTGATATGATCATCCATTATGCGTTACGGCATGCATAGTTATGTATCTGGACAGTCACAGATCTAGGTCTACTTCGTAAGCAAGAAAATGCCAGAACCTGCTCACTCTATTTTACGGCCAAACGTATTGACTAAGTATACTGTACTAGTCCTCCCAGAAGAGAACTGGTATAGAATTCTTCACTGCCCGAGCTCTAATCTCAACTACTCAAAGGAAACTGGTTATTTATAATACATAGGGTTATTCATGTAGTATCAGCTTCTTTGATCCAGTTCAGCACTTTGTTTGAGTAACTGGGACCCGGATTCATGGCTCATGTTTTTCATATGAAACTCTTCAGGTACTTTTAGATTCGCCATATCTCTAACACAAATGGGGATTTCTTCAGAGTTTCACATCGGAGAAGTCAGGAGGTGACCGCGCACGATCTCCACTGGTCGGCAACGAGGCTGAAAACTTCACTCTTTTCTGTATAGTGGGCACTACATGCAGGGTCTGTCTGCGCTGACCCCTTGTAGTTGCATGGGTTGAGGTGAACTGCTGAATACCGGTAATTATACTTGAGGTAAGAACAGTAGTGGTGGGTGGAAGCCTTATTGATGGTTTATGTTGATAATTTAAGATGCAATGAAATTACATACCTTCGGTACCTTATATTATAGCTTAATAGTTATTCTGATATTACTCCTCCGTACTACTCATTGCCCTATGACCCTCTGAAGGCTGTGTGGGGTTTGGAATTTCCGGTCAGTCCCTCAGTCTGTAATGGGCTGAGCGGACTGGAAGCTTTGTATGGGACTAGCCACGCCTCTGATGCTCCATTGCAGAATCTAATTACATATGATGAATGTGGAATGAAAAGGATGTGCATCGCCTGTATCATATGAACTTCAGTCCCGCCGACAGGTCGCCATACCGGGCGAAATACATGTCAGAGAAATAGTTCGTGCGAGAAACCCACGGTCTCTGTTGAGTCGCCTTGGGCAGTGACTCTTGAGCGCGCGTCAAGTATGTCGAGTTGAGATCTAGCAGTGGCCGGCTGTCCATCTGGCCCGATTTTGACAAGACGGGCACAGCAGCCTTATGATCATTGCGCTGAAGATATTTCAACAACCTGCACGTCAGGCGCATGCCCGCGTCGGCACCGAGTGTCCACGAAGCATTGACATACCCAAGCAGGAGCACAGCATTGGGTAGATCTTGCATCATGAGGCCATTCCATGCATGTTTCTGTGATAGATCGAGCTTTTTCCCGTCGATGTAGATGGGAATGCCGCCACAAACTTGGAGTTTTAGTCCAGTGGCGGTCACAATCGAGTCAGCTTCTAACCGACGGCCGGACGTtaattggattccttgttcGTCGACCGTCTTGATTGTTCCAGTCTCAATAGTGGCTTTCCTCGACCCAAGGGCTTTGAAGAAGTCGCCGTCGGGACTGGCACATAATCGTTGTTCCCAAGGGTTATATCGGGGTTTGAAGTGTGGATCCAGTGGCACACCCAGTGGAAGGTGTTTCAGTATACCTTTCTCGAGGAGAGACCTTGCTGCCCGCGGAAAGGTGCGACAGAACCTGAACAGCACCTGTGAAAAGACAATGTGCCACATTCGGCGAAAGTAGTACACGCATGACTGGGGCAAGAGCCGTGTCCACCATTTGTTCTGGACAGGATTGGGGACAGCGACGATGTATGTCGGGCTGCGCTGGAGCATTGTCACAGATTCTGCTCTTTCAGCCAGCTTCGGGACCAGGGTTATGGCTGTAGCCCCGCTTCCGATGACCGTGATTTTCTTGTCTGTGTAGTCAAAATCCTCGGGCCAGAATTGCGGGTGGATGACCTGCCCCTGGAAGTTTTTGAGACCGGGAATCTCAGTCGCAAGGGGTTGTTGGTAATCGTAGTAGCCGGTTGCGAAGATGATGAATCGAGTACTGAAATGGAGGTTTTCTTCCTTGGTTTGGACCTTGACAGTCCACGAGTGTTGACTCCATTTCATAGAGACAACgcggtggttgaaaagaatCCGATCCTTGAGGCGATGGCTGGTTATCGCGTCGTCGAGATACTCCAGAATATCTCCACCCTCGGCAATAGGATTTGATCGGTTCCATTTATGCCAGGTGAATCCGAACGTATAGAGATCCGAGTCAGATCGTATGCCAGGATATCGGAAGAGGTCCCAGGTACCGCCAATGTTGTCTCGAGCCTCTAAGATAGCAAAACGACATCGTGGGAGCTCGCTTTGTAAATGATATGCGGCATTGATACCGGATATACCTGACCCAATGATGAGGACATCAAATGGAGTCGCTGCGGCATTGGTCGTGTGCATCTTGTTCATTGTCGAGAAGACATAAGAATCTCAGTTGCAATTGTCCATAGCATCCAACGTGAGGAGCGTGGTGACTATTTATAAGTCTCGTCTTCTTGGCCGATACTTTGCGTCGTAGTTCCACTTCATTGTACTCATGTTTAAAGGCATTGCCGGGCAATGAACAACTATTCCTAGTTCCATCGTCTCACATGATCTATCAAGCCGATGTATTTGAGTTGCTATGGGGCGATTATCGCGAGATGATTGGCCTAGCGGAGCCTTTTTACTCAAACAGGATAAAATCCCCCGCTGCAAGACCAGTACTGATGACAAAGTTGGTAGAGAAACCGAAGATTAACGACAGTGACGAGCCGGCGGTGCATTTCTTCCTAATGCGGACAAAACCCTCCGCCGCGAACTGTTATCCGCATACCCCGAATCAAGTACTTCTTCGCAAACAAAACCCCATGGAGAAGCCAATGCGAGCTTGCGTAATTTACCACACCCGTGCCTCCGTGGACCCATGACATGATGGCTCAAATTGGTCCATGAGTGTTAAGACTTCCGCTATAAAAAGGTGCCCCGTTGTCAACAAGAAGAGGGAATCTAGAGTGTGAACCAGGCGGCAAATTCAACCACGAAACCACTATGTCAGCACAGGATTTATCAAAGTTGGGACTGGACACAGCACACTCAGTGCTCGCGAAACTTCCCCCATCTGTACAGCGAGCACTGTTGAACTCGTACGTTCAAAAAGCTCTGGGGGTATTGGTAGCGCTGCGACTCGTTAAAGGCTTGAACAGCTATCTTTCAAAGCGAGCACAGAACAACGGGCAGAGTATCAGCAAATGGAGTCCACAGAAGGAGCTGGTCGTCGTCACTGGAGGATGCAGCGGCATTGGAAAACAAATAATGGAGGATCTATCTCGAATGAACGTCAAAACAATCATTCTGGATCTGAACGAACCAAACTTCTCGCTACGTGAGTCGCCTATGTGCCGTGACCTGTTATGGAAAGCTGATAGTCTGAAAAGCTCCAAATGTGTTCTTTTATGCCGCCGATGTCACATCCCGCGCAGTCGTGAAAGATGTGGCAGGGCAAATCAGAAAAGACCACGGCCATCCTACCATCCTGGTCAACAATGCAGGTGTCGGATTTCCAGGAACCATATTAGACGAGCCGGATGAAAGAATCCGCTTGACGATGGAAGTCAACACTTTATCGCACTTCTGGACCGTCAAGGAGTTCTTGCCAAGCATGATCCAACGGAATCATGGTCACATCATCACGTTGGCTAGTATGGCCAGTTTTGTCAGCTTTGGAGAGACAGTGGACTATACATGCTCCAAAGCGTCGGCTCTGGCATTTCATGAGGGCCTGACTCAGGAGATAAGGCACTGGTACGGCTCGAAGAAGGTCCGAACAAGGTATGTTATTGAGTGTACCCTGAATGAGTACCCCATCCACGCTAACAGGTCATGTCCTCGAGTGTCATCCATCCATTGTGGGTCCGTACTCCGATGATTGATGCCATTCTGAAGGCCGGAAAACATTGGACCCAACCGGTCATGGGTCCTGAGGAAGTTTCATCTGCTGTTATCGAACAACTTGTCTCAGGAAACGGAGGGCAAGTCGTGGTGCCCAGCTCTTATGGTCTAGCATCTTTGGTGAGGGGTTTACCGAACTGGCTCCAAGAAAGAGTGCGCGATAATGCCTCTAAGGATTTTGTCAAGCTTCGGCAACTTGAGAAGGAAATTGGCCTATGAGTGGTTCATGCGAGATTGGTGGGTTCCTGTTCACACCCAGCTT
This Aspergillus chevalieri M1 DNA, chromosome 3, nearly complete sequence DNA region includes the following protein-coding sequences:
- the sey1 gene encoding dynamin-like GTPase SEY1 (BUSCO:EOG092610TN;~COG:Q;~EggNog:ENOG410PHCS;~InterPro:IPR027417,IPR008803,IPR030386;~PFAM:PF05879,PF02263;~TransMembrane:2 (i748-766o772-790i);~go_function: GO:0005525 - GTP binding [Evidence IEA]), whose amino-acid sequence is MDSNGHLASVGSASDKAAYEHGVQVIDENKEFNPNLSTYLGIENVTPAGFNYHLVSVFGSQSTGKSTLLNHLFGTQFSVMSELERRQTTKGIWLSKNRKVSESSGDASEKMADNILVMDVEGTDGRERGEDQDFERKSALFALATSEVLIVNIWEHQVGLYQGANMGLLKTVFEVNLQLFLKDRSTTHRSLLFFVIRDFVGTTPLKNLQKTLTEDISRLWDSISKPPGLENSSVHDYFDFQFYGLPHKAYQPDKFVEETNKLSLRFREGHKDLNLDPRKGEFSEGGVFLPEYHRRIPADGVSKYAEGIWDQIVNNKDLDLPTQQELLAQFRCDEILREVMVAFDQAVVPFEDKQAQAARLGEAEILGGLGAAMRDSRTKAVNAFETEASRYHKGVYQRKRAELEGKIDTRLKALFHGQLSAMHKSGVNDFSEAVTGAVKAGQKRGTGYDFAEIVNQETKVALEKFQEVARSTVVEGLEWSNYDNELALYEKELADVSSRLRKDEMRRLASRIERWVQSRLGESVGLEFNALGSGRAGGGAPEAGDKQIEKAFWDRIWNVFSETVIEAEKKFTDRASSFDASLEEVDVGLWRLRRKSWAVLRTKIDEEMIEGNLLLKLRENFEDKFRYDDAGVPRIWRPTDDIEGVYTRARESTLTLIPFLSRFRLADTSAPPPLDRWVGHTPSSATPADEEDLAPIGGVDEEEGKSLEEETTILSDAKRQDLTVRFKKAADGVYVEAKRSAIGGMTQVPLYFYGILLALGWNEIIAVLRNPAYFFLLFVCAIGAYVTYQLNLWGPIMKMTEAASNQAMQEGKRRLRDFLESSDTGRQAIAMSGSGARSSREEYEMSDLKKGASPKEAEEDL
- a CDS encoding uncharacterized protein (COG:S;~EggNog:ENOG410Q2EC;~InterPro:IPR007325,IPR037175;~PFAM:PF04199;~go_function: GO:0004061 - arylformamidase activity [Evidence IEA];~go_process: GO:0019441 - tryptophan catabolic process to kynurenine [Evidence IEA]), whose translation is MSGTLPERFDDLPDKRRFWPAPPGSQDEGLGMLRILRPEVVADAARTQIQTGERVCLNWGLEELNPPGFGRKRFEHRIKWVAPDNAFDDEYHFNPQQSSQWDGLRHHNAPGSDGQTKVFYGGTTPEEIQDTSNSRIGIGHWAKKGIAGRGVLIDYLSWAEKKGITVNALEQHTVSLDSVLTIARECNISFQKGDIFFLRVGLTKTWEKMNDDEKMAYSLQRTPKHAGLEQSERVLRFMWDNHFAAVASDAVSFEVFPPLQPEFDLHHHLLAGWGLPIGEMFDLEELAGICKTLGRWTFFVSSSPLNCANGVSSPPNCMAIF
- a CDS encoding flavin-containing monooxygenase (COG:Q;~EggNog:ENOG410PHTP;~InterPro:IPR036188;~PFAM:PF07992,PF13738,PF13450); translation: MNKMHTTNAAATPFDVLIIGSGISGINAAYHLQSELPRCRFAILEARDNIGGTWDLFRYPGIRSDSDLYTFGFTWHKWNRSNPIAEGGDILEYLDDAITSHRLKDRILFNHRVVSMKWSQHSWTVKVQTKEENLHFSTRFIIFATGYYDYQQPLATEIPGLKNFQGQVIHPQFWPEDFDYTDKKITVIGSGATAITLVPKLAERAESVTMLQRSPTYIVAVPNPVQNKWWTRLLPQSCVYYFRRMWHIVFSQVLFRFCRTFPRAARSLLEKGILKHLPLGVPLDPHFKPRYNPWEQRLCASPDGDFFKALGSRKATIETGTIKTVDEQGIQLTSGRRLEADSIVTATGLKLQVCGGIPIYIDGKKLDLSQKHAWNGLMMQDLPNAVLLLGYVNASWTLGADAGMRLTCRLLKYLQRNDHKAAVPVLSKSGQMDSRPLLDLNSTYLTRAQESLPKATQQRPWVSRTNYFSDMYFARYGDLSAGLKFI
- a CDS encoding uncharacterized protein (COG:Q;~EggNog:ENOG410PPUC;~InterPro:IPR036291,IPR002347;~PFAM:PF00106,PF13561;~go_process: GO:0055114 - oxidation-reduction process [Evidence IEA]), producing MSAQDLSKLGLDTAHSVLAKLPPSVQRALLNSYVQKALGVLVALRLVKGLNSYLSKRAQNNGQSISKWSPQKELVVVTGGCSGIGKQIMEDLSRMNVKTIILDLNEPNFSLPPNVFFYAADVTSRAVVKDVAGQIRKDHGHPTILVNNAGVGFPGTILDEPDERIRLTMEVNTLSHFWTVKEFLPSMIQRNHGHIITLASMASFVSFGETVDYTCSKASALAFHEGLTQEIRHWYGSKKVMSSSVIHPLWVRTPMIDAILKAGKHWTQPVMGPEEVSSAVIEQLVSGNGGQVVVPSSYGLASLVRGLPNWLQERVRDNASKDFVKLRQLEKEIGL